A window of Arcobacter acticola genomic DNA:
TGTTTCATTTTTAACAAATGCCAATTCTAAATTAATATCATCATTTTCTTCTTTTCCAAAAAAATTATAATATAAACTTTGTAAATAACTTGGATTCTTTAAATTTGAAATATACTCATGAACTTTTTGTTTCTCACCATTTTCAATCATATAAGATAAAATTACTTCAGAAATTTTTACATTGTTATTTGAAAATAAACTATCTATTTTATCATTACAATTAGTAAATATTTTCCCTGATTCCTCTTTTGTTAAAGCTTTTGCAAATTTAAATAAATTTAAATTAAAAGCAAAACTAAATCTATTTATCTCCTCTTGTAAAGGAGTTAAAATTGACTCAGGATTTTTTAAACTATTTGCATAAGTTACAATACTATTTACATATTTAATGTCATTTTCTTTAAAACTAATATTTTTATAATAATTTTCAATCTCTTTTATTAAATCTTCATCCAATAATATTCGAGATTTATTTTCATAGTATTTAGTTAATTCTTCATTTGCATATTTTTTTGAACTATTAGCAATCAAAGAATATACAGATGAAATTTGCTTATAAGATTTTATTTTCTTTTTTATATTAAAATCTTTTAGTAAAGCCAATTGAGAAGTTAAGATACCTCCTTTTAGGGCATTTAAACTATTTGCAACCTCACTTCCTCTTTTTGGTAATTCTAAAGCAATTTTTGATAATTTACTATCAAACTCATCAAAATCAGAAATATTTTGTATTTTTGACACAAGCCTTAAAAGCTCTGATTTTTTAAAAGCACTTCTAATAAACAAAGCTACTATTAACAATAATACTAATAGTATTAAAACTACTACATAAATACCATTTGGATTTTGTGAATAAATTAATCCTAAATCAAAGTTTGACTCTTTTACAAGTGTAAAAAAATCACTAGTTTCTTCTAAAAATGACATCATTCTCCCTTTTATTTATAAATTTCAGCCTCTACTAAATCAAATAAATCTTTTTGCGATAAAACACTTAATCTTTTTTCATTTACAAAAATAGTTGGTGTTCCCCTAACATTTAATTGGTTTGCATCTTGCGTATCAATATCCATAATTTTATCAATTTGTGGATCTTTTGAATCTTCTTTTAATTTATTAATATCTAATTCTGGAATTACACTTAAAAATTCCCATAATAATTCTGGTTTTTCATTATTGTGTTCTGCCCATAAAGGCTGTTTTTCAAATATTACACTTAAAACTTCTTCGTATTTATTTTGTACTCTTGATGCTTCAAGAATTTTTACTGCAAATCTTGAATTTTTGTGATTTGGAATATATCTAACAACTAATTGAATATCTTCATGATATTCTTTATAAACTTTTCTCATAATTGGGTGAAATAGTGCGCATGATTCACATTCAGGATCTAAAAACTCAACTACTGAAATATTTTTTTTATTATCACCAAATTTTATTGAGTGATCTCTAACTAACGAAGAGCTTTTACTCAATGTTGCTACTTCTTCTTGTTTTTTTTCATTATTTTTATAAAAATAACCAAACCCTACAAATAATAACACTAAAACAACTAGTGTTCCTAATACTAACTTCTTATTCTGCATTTAATTTAATTCCTTTTTCATTTTTACTAATAAAATTAGTATTGTAGTATATGCAAAAAAAGATAACAAAGGAATAGTAATAAAACCTAACCAATTGATATAAGCTGTTGAACAAGGTACGCCTTGTACACAAGGTGCTAGATTTTCTGGGATTATCCCAAACATTAATAAATTATGATAAATTGATATAATCCATCCAAAAAGTACTAATAATATTGCATATTTAAATACTTTATCATCAGGAAATAAAAGATTCATCAAAAATATAAGAACTAATGAATACATAAATATTCTTTGATACCAACATAAAGAACAAGGAATAAAATGCATGATTTCTGAAAAAAATAGACTTCCAAGAGTGGCTATTAAAGATACTATAAAAGCAAAAAAGACATAGGTCAAATTAGAATTTGACCTATTTTGTGAGTCTGAACCCATTAAATTAAGCCCCTCCACCAATATCTGAATTTAATTCATCATGAATTTTACTTCTTGGAATTGAATCACATAGAGCAACTGATTCATTTAGAGCTTTAAAAAATTCACCAATATTTTCATAAGGAATTTCAACTTCAGAAACTTTAGTTTTACCATGGGAAAAAATAGCAATACTAACAACTGGACTACTGTATTCACCATAAGGTTTTTCAATATGTTCAATTCTTACTGTATCATCAGTAGAATGAGCTAGCTTAAACGTCTTAACTTCAATGTGCTTTGATGGCATAATATACTCCTTTTATTTTATAAATAATTGTAACAAAAAATTGTAGCATAAACAAAACATTTTTACTTATTTTATTGAGGTTGCCGTTAAAAAGAGATAATTTTTCCCAGTTAAAGTAACCCTATATTTTTTTTGCTGTAAATATTTCTTACAAAAATAAACATCTTTATATAAAACAGATTGCTCAGAGTATGAATAATTAGCTGCCTTTGCACCATAAATCATTTCACCATTAATCCATCTGCAATTTGGAAAACCTAAAATAATCGAGCCTTTATCTTCTAAATAATTTTGAATTAAATCCATAAATAGTAATTTAAAATTTAATCCCGAACTTTGCAATGTTCCTATTGAAATCAATAAATCTGCTTTTTTTAGATCTAATTCATTAAGCCTATTTATATCATGATTGTAAAAAGTAAAGTTTTCATCAGGAAATCTATTTTTTGAATATTCTATTGCACTTTTAGAATAATCAATCCCTACTAAATTCATTTCATTTAATATTTTTTCATCTACTAATTTTTTTATAACTTCGAATTCATCAGCTTTATTTATACCTAGATTTAAAATATTTCTTTTTTCTTCAATTTTTACATTTTTTAAAGCATTTAAATATGTATAAACAAAAACGGGTTCTTCATTTTTATTAATTCTAAAAAAAGTTGAATTCTCTCCATATTTCTCGTTTTTTTCATCATTTAAATCATTATGAAAAGAATCAAGTTTATTTAATTTTTGAAATTTTAATATAACAGTATTCTCATATAAATGAATAACTAACATTTTACAAAATAAGATTTCAGCCAAATCACTCCACGATTTATATGATCTATATATAAACTTATTGTTTTCTATTTTTAATTTTTCGCCTGCGTAAATATCATCTTTTACATTTGGATTTAGAACTTCTATAGATATTTCATTATTATTTTTTAACTCATTTTCTAAATATTGAATTATTTCAAACATTTCTTCATTGATAATTTTTTTCATTTATAATCTCATTTTTTACACAATTTTTTTGATTATATTATACTTTTCAAAAATATACAATGTTTTTTATAGCTTATTAAATTAAATTAATATTTAAGTTTAATAAATTTTTAATTTTATACACTTTTTCTACATTTTATTTCTATACTATTGTCACTGTAATATTTATTTAGGAAAAAAAGGATTAATATGAACATTCAAACAGCAGACTTATGTGATAACAATAGAGACAAAAAAATAGAAGTTTTATCTTCAAAATTTACAAACTATGGCGGATTAAAACAATTTTCAGGACAAATTGTTACTGTTAAATTAGATAAAAGTAATTGGCTTTTATTAGAAATGTTAAGAGATGAAGATGGAAAAGGAAGAATCGTAGTAGTAGATAATTCACAAGAATTTTTTGGAGTTGTAGGAGATAAGTTAATGGCTTTTGCACTTAAAAACAATTGGCAAGCAATTATTTTAAATGGTTACGTAAGAGATACAGATGAAACAAAAAACATCAATGTAGGCTTGGCTGCAATTGGAACTTGTCCATTAAGAAATTTTGAAGAAACTCAAGGACAAAGAGATGTTGAACTAAGTTTTGAAGGACTTACTTTTAATACAGGTGATTATATTTATGCTGATAATGATGGAATTATTCTAACAAAATCAAAACTAATGTAGCATCTATTTTTAAATTCACTATTTTTAAGAAGAAGTATCTCAATTTAGTTAACAATATAATAAACGAAAAAATGGTAATATACTCAACTAATTATTTAAAAGGAAACTAACGTTGAGATATATTATCTTAGGTCTTATCATGGCAGGTTTATTCCAAGTGTTTTTTTGGATTACACAGGATAACCGTGTGTCATTAATTGAAACTTCATTTGAAAAAGTTGAATCTCTTTCATACTCTCCATTTGAAGGTTACGATAAAAAAGTTTTATCACCTGAACAAATTGAAGAAGATGTAAGTATGCTTTCGCATTTTACAACTAAACTTCGTACTTACTCTACTGCGGATGCTAAAGTAATTCTAGAAGCAACTTCTAAAACAGATATACCTATTGACTTAGGTATTTGGATAAGTGGTGATCATAAAGAAAATCATTTAGAAATCCAAAGAGCATTAAAATTATTGGAAAAA
This region includes:
- the rraA gene encoding ribonuclease E activity regulator RraA yields the protein MNIQTADLCDNNRDKKIEVLSSKFTNYGGLKQFSGQIVTVKLDKSNWLLLEMLRDEDGKGRIVVVDNSQEFFGVVGDKLMAFALKNNWQAIILNGYVRDTDETKNINVGLAAIGTCPLRNFEETQGQRDVELSFEGLTFNTGDYIYADNDGIILTKSKLM
- a CDS encoding DsbA family protein, which codes for MQNKKLVLGTLVVLVLLFVGFGYFYKNNEKKQEEVATLSKSSSLVRDHSIKFGDNKKNISVVEFLDPECESCALFHPIMRKVYKEYHEDIQLVVRYIPNHKNSRFAVKILEASRVQNKYEEVLSVIFEKQPLWAEHNNEKPELLWEFLSVIPELDINKLKEDSKDPQIDKIMDIDTQDANQLNVRGTPTIFVNEKRLSVLSQKDLFDLVEAEIYK
- a CDS encoding disulfide oxidoreductase — protein: MGSDSQNRSNSNLTYVFFAFIVSLIATLGSLFFSEIMHFIPCSLCWYQRIFMYSLVLIFLMNLLFPDDKVFKYAILLVLFGWIISIYHNLLMFGIIPENLAPCVQGVPCSTAYINWLGFITIPLLSFFAYTTILILLVKMKKELN
- a CDS encoding methyltransferase domain-containing protein; translated protein: MKKIINEEMFEIIQYLENELKNNNEISIEVLNPNVKDDIYAGEKLKIENNKFIYRSYKSWSDLAEILFCKMLVIHLYENTVILKFQKLNKLDSFHNDLNDEKNEKYGENSTFFRINKNEEPVFVYTYLNALKNVKIEEKRNILNLGINKADEFEVIKKLVDEKILNEMNLVGIDYSKSAIEYSKNRFPDENFTFYNHDINRLNELDLKKADLLISIGTLQSSGLNFKLLFMDLIQNYLEDKGSIILGFPNCRWINGEMIYGAKAANYSYSEQSVLYKDVYFCKKYLQQKKYRVTLTGKNYLFLTATSIK